The following are encoded together in the Candidatus Thorarchaeota archaeon genome:
- a CDS encoding M20/M25/M40 family metallo-hydrolase: protein MGLDTLSVLETLVETNTVSDRDKGKKASSECPKYITKTIQDFDFATDILESEGYWSAFGKKGDGDKKILFLAHFDTVPPGKGWKTDPFELVVKGDHAYGRGTCDDKGNIVSMLLLAEKLRDMDPSMTIMLAATGDEEIGGAHGAGNLRDYLEENGLMPDYVVVADGIGQVIIHRRRNALPTHVKVKSSASQMKGEIETKRFQTDLFGSDTRHSAYQRPGVDRHALLAASKYLDLHPFAGVTEIEGAFVKSNVIPDWIELKIIHPDESGETVNYDQGLTDLLRAALPMAQAAFPTEHSDMGKVVSPNLLDLEDGVWDLYLDVRAMTNDSQSVRNAFQESLRGKAEITSLTVGAGQGYVDSDPNSQLIKAARKALDRVGIRIRLIEGGGASDSRYFAGENIQVFDFGPIGDNLHGANEWVLVSSIEENAEFFYELISILS from the coding sequence ATGGGTCTAGATACGCTCTCTGTGCTTGAGACACTCGTCGAGACTAACACGGTTTCCGACAGAGACAAAGGGAAGAAGGCATCATCGGAATGTCCGAAGTACATTACTAAGACCATACAGGATTTCGATTTTGCAACTGATATCCTAGAATCGGAAGGATACTGGAGTGCATTCGGAAAAAAGGGAGATGGCGACAAGAAGATTCTGTTTCTTGCTCATTTTGATACTGTTCCACCCGGGAAAGGTTGGAAGACTGATCCTTTCGAGCTTGTAGTCAAGGGTGACCACGCTTATGGTAGGGGAACTTGTGACGATAAAGGGAATATTGTTTCCATGCTACTTCTAGCTGAGAAGCTAAGAGACATGGATCCATCTATGACCATTATGCTGGCAGCTACAGGTGATGAGGAAATAGGTGGGGCTCATGGGGCCGGGAATCTTAGAGATTATCTTGAGGAAAACGGGCTCATGCCCGACTACGTTGTGGTAGCGGATGGGATTGGCCAAGTGATAATTCATCGAAGGCGGAACGCTTTGCCTACCCATGTGAAGGTGAAGAGCAGTGCTTCTCAGATGAAAGGCGAGATTGAGACCAAACGATTCCAGACTGACCTTTTCGGCAGTGATACAAGACATTCAGCCTATCAACGACCTGGCGTAGATCGGCATGCTCTACTGGCTGCTTCGAAATACCTTGATTTGCATCCATTCGCTGGGGTGACTGAGATTGAAGGGGCATTCGTGAAATCAAATGTAATCCCTGACTGGATTGAACTGAAGATAATTCATCCAGACGAATCTGGTGAGACGGTTAACTACGATCAAGGTCTTACGGATTTGTTACGAGCAGCTCTTCCAATGGCTCAAGCTGCCTTTCCAACTGAGCATTCTGATATGGGTAAGGTAGTCTCACCCAATTTACTCGATCTAGAGGATGGAGTATGGGATCTCTATCTAGATGTCCGAGCCATGACTAATGATTCGCAAAGTGTAAGAAACGCGTTCCAAGAATCACTGAGAGGAAAGGCCGAAATTACATCTCTTACCGTTGGTGCCGGACAAGGTTATGTCGATTCCGATCCTAATTCGCAGCTAATCAAAGCGGCTCGAAAGGCTCTTGATCGAGTGGGAATCAGAATCCGATTGATTGAAGGTGGGGGTGCCTCTGATTCGCGCTACTTTGCCGGCGAAAATATCCAAGTCTTTGATTTTGGTCCGATAGGAGACAACCTACATGGAGCTAATGAATGGGTACTTGTGTCATCTATTGAGGAAAACGCTGAGTTCTTCTACGAGCTCATCAGCATTCTCTCATAG